In Iodobacter fluviatilis, one DNA window encodes the following:
- a CDS encoding efflux RND transporter periplasmic adaptor subunit, with product MTKFSLTLIALILVGCGKETVKEKTERPPQQVTATTTQTADIALNLSAQGHVSPLDQVEVRPQTSGLISKVHFKEGDQIQAGQLLFSLDARTEEANVRQAIAKLAQSQAQLAAAERDYTRSKELALQSFISKTALDNAQSKLETLQATLAAERAAVDAAKINLSYSQIKAPLSGRAGLVEVHTGSYVQPSIAIPLVTISQLDPITVAFSLPERDLSLLQNAPQPILVSARLADGNKMQGKLSFIDNAVNSSSGTIALKAEFSNPKNLLWPGAFVPVQVAAGTLKNAVVLPTQAVQTGPDHRFVFAIQADQTVKSIQVELLQVENERAVVSGIGSNIKVVKEGGQNLREGSKVREAKKRDASAPKTAASAAK from the coding sequence ATGACTAAATTTAGCCTGACCCTGATTGCCCTGATCCTTGTGGGCTGTGGTAAAGAAACAGTAAAAGAAAAAACTGAGCGCCCTCCCCAGCAAGTAACGGCCACCACAACGCAGACGGCGGACATTGCGCTGAATTTAAGCGCACAGGGCCATGTCAGCCCGCTGGATCAGGTGGAAGTCCGCCCGCAAACAAGTGGCTTGATTAGTAAAGTTCATTTTAAAGAAGGTGATCAGATCCAGGCGGGCCAGCTTTTATTCAGCCTAGACGCCAGGACCGAGGAAGCCAATGTGCGCCAGGCCATTGCTAAACTCGCACAAAGCCAGGCCCAGCTAGCTGCCGCAGAAAGGGATTACACCCGCTCTAAAGAGCTAGCACTTCAAAGCTTTATTTCCAAAACCGCACTCGACAATGCCCAAAGCAAATTAGAAACCCTGCAAGCCACACTCGCTGCAGAGCGTGCGGCGGTGGATGCGGCAAAAATCAACTTATCTTATTCGCAAATCAAAGCACCGCTCAGTGGCCGTGCGGGTCTGGTTGAAGTGCATACCGGCAGCTATGTGCAGCCAAGTATTGCAATTCCACTGGTGACCATCAGCCAGCTGGACCCCATCACCGTGGCATTCAGCCTGCCTGAGCGTGATTTAAGTCTTTTACAAAACGCACCTCAGCCTATTTTAGTCAGCGCCCGCTTAGCCGACGGCAATAAAATGCAGGGCAAGCTGAGCTTTATCGATAATGCCGTTAACTCAAGCTCGGGCACCATCGCCTTAAAGGCAGAATTTTCCAACCCCAAAAACCTGCTCTGGCCTGGCGCTTTTGTACCTGTGCAAGTGGCTGCGGGCACGCTTAAAAACGCCGTAGTCTTGCCGACTCAGGCGGTACAAACCGGCCCAGATCATCGCTTTGTTTTTGCCATTCAGGCAGATCAAACGGTTAAATCGATACAGGTTGAATTGCTGCAAGTCGAAAACGAGCGCGCCGTGGTCAGCGGCATTGGCAGCAATATCAAAGTAGTGAAAGAAGGCGGGCAAAATCTGCGTGAAGGCAGCAAAGTACGCGAAGCCAAAAAACGTGACGCAAGTGCGCCAAAAACTGCCGCCAGTGCCGCAAAATGA
- the alr gene encoding alanine racemase, with product MTRPIRAVIHTAALASNYAHVKACAPNSKVFAVVKANAYGHGIANMAAALPGADAFATLEMPSALTLRELGVKQAILLLEGVFSAAELQLCAKHDFWLSVHDERGIGWLENTDLSRPVHIFLKLNTGMNRLGFPAEKAPALVERLQHCSNVASITLMAHFATADDPEQGVAAQCARFDAACSGLALPVSLANSAALLAYPETQRQWVRPGIVLYGSSPFSEKSAAELGLQAAMTLSAEVIAVQDLKEGDTVGYGAGFVAARPMRIGIVACGYADGYPRHAPTGTPALVDGARSRLIGRVSMDMLAVDLSELPSSGVGSSVELWGKNLPVDDVAAAAGTIGYELMCAVAARVPVFVEF from the coding sequence ATGACCCGCCCGATTCGTGCTGTGATTCATACGGCAGCACTTGCTTCTAATTATGCGCATGTAAAAGCATGCGCACCAAATAGTAAAGTTTTTGCAGTTGTTAAAGCGAATGCCTACGGCCATGGCATTGCAAATATGGCAGCTGCGCTGCCCGGTGCAGATGCTTTTGCTACTTTAGAAATGCCTTCTGCACTGACCTTAAGAGAGTTAGGGGTAAAGCAAGCCATTCTATTATTAGAAGGTGTATTTTCTGCTGCCGAGCTGCAGCTGTGCGCCAAGCACGATTTCTGGCTGTCAGTGCATGATGAGCGCGGCATAGGCTGGCTAGAAAACACTGATTTAAGCCGTCCTGTGCATATTTTCTTAAAATTAAATACCGGCATGAACCGGCTTGGCTTTCCGGCCGAAAAAGCGCCGGCTTTAGTTGAGCGCCTGCAACATTGCAGTAATGTGGCAAGTATTACGCTGATGGCACATTTTGCGACAGCGGATGATCCGGAGCAGGGGGTGGCCGCGCAATGCGCACGTTTTGACGCGGCATGCAGCGGGCTGGCGCTGCCTGTTTCTCTTGCTAATTCGGCCGCTTTACTGGCTTACCCGGAAACACAACGTCAGTGGGTAAGACCCGGCATTGTTTTATATGGTTCATCCCCTTTTAGCGAAAAAAGTGCTGCAGAGCTGGGTTTGCAGGCGGCCATGACTTTAAGTGCTGAAGTGATCGCTGTTCAGGATCTTAAAGAAGGCGATACCGTCGGATATGGCGCCGGCTTCGTTGCAGCAAGGCCAATGCGGATAGGGATTGTGGCCTGCGGCTACGCCGATGGTTATCCGCGCCACGCACCAACGGGAACCCCAGCTTTGGTGGATGGCGCGCGCAGCAGGCTGATAGGCCGGGTATCGATGGATATGCTGGCTGTTGATTTAAGCGAATTACCTAGCTCTGGTGTGGGAAGCTCGGTTGAGCTATGGGGCAAAAACTTGCCGGTTGATGATGTTGCCGCTGCGGCAGGCACCATCGGCTATGAGCTGATGTGCGCAGTAGCGGCCCGGGTGCCTGTATTTGTCGAGTTCTGA
- a CDS encoding aspartate kinase, with protein MALIVQKYGGTSVGTTERIKNVARRVAKFKAEGHDIVVAVSAMSGETNKLIALAKEIQANPDPRELDVIVSTGEQVTIGLLAMALKEIGVDAVSYTGGQVKILTDSAHTKARIQHIDDGGMRSDLAAGKVVIVAGFQGVDAQGNITTLGRGGSDTTGVALAAALKADECQIYTDVDGVYTTDPRVVPEARKLSTITFEEMLEMASLGSKVLQTRSVEFAGKYNVKLRVLSSFEEEGDGTLITFEEDSKMEKPVISGIAFNRDEARINVIGVPDKPGIAYQILGPVADANIDVDMIIQNVGQDGTTDFSFTVPKNDLGRAIKVLEGAQSQISARQINGDDKICKVSIVGVGMRSHVGVASTMFRTLAEEGINIQMISTSEIKISVVVDEKYLELAVRVLHKAFGLDTIE; from the coding sequence ATGGCATTGATTGTCCAGAAATATGGCGGCACCTCGGTAGGTACTACCGAGCGGATTAAAAACGTGGCTCGCCGCGTGGCTAAATTCAAAGCAGAAGGGCACGATATAGTCGTTGCTGTTTCTGCGATGTCCGGCGAAACCAATAAGCTGATCGCACTGGCTAAAGAAATTCAGGCCAACCCAGATCCTCGTGAATTGGATGTCATTGTCTCTACCGGTGAGCAGGTCACTATTGGCCTACTGGCTATGGCGCTGAAAGAAATCGGCGTTGATGCAGTAAGCTACACCGGTGGTCAGGTCAAGATCCTGACCGACAGCGCGCACACCAAGGCGCGCATCCAGCATATTGACGATGGCGGAATGCGCAGCGATCTGGCCGCTGGCAAGGTTGTGATTGTTGCGGGCTTTCAGGGCGTAGACGCACAGGGCAATATCACGACCTTGGGCCGTGGTGGCTCCGACACCACAGGTGTTGCGCTGGCCGCAGCACTTAAGGCTGACGAATGCCAGATCTACACCGATGTGGATGGCGTTTACACCACAGACCCGCGCGTAGTGCCAGAGGCACGCAAGCTTTCCACGATTACTTTTGAAGAAATGCTGGAAATGGCCAGCTTAGGCTCAAAGGTATTACAGACCCGATCGGTTGAATTTGCCGGTAAATACAATGTGAAGTTACGTGTCTTGTCTTCTTTTGAAGAAGAGGGCGATGGCACGCTGATTACCTTCGAGGAAGACAGTAAGATGGAAAAACCCGTTATTTCCGGCATTGCGTTTAACCGTGATGAAGCCCGTATCAATGTGATCGGCGTGCCAGATAAACCGGGCATTGCTTATCAAATTTTAGGGCCAGTGGCGGATGCTAATATCGACGTTGATATGATTATCCAAAACGTGGGCCAGGATGGCACAACTGATTTCTCCTTTACCGTCCCTAAAAATGATTTGGGCCGTGCGATTAAAGTATTAGAAGGCGCACAAAGCCAGATCAGCGCCCGCCAGATCAATGGCGACGATAAGATCTGTAAAGTATCGATCGTGGGTGTGGGCATGCGCTCGCATGTCGGTGTGGCTTCAACAATGTTCCGCACGCTTGCTGAAGAAGGGATCAATATCCAAATGATTTCTACTTCCGAGATTAAAATCTCAGTTGTGGTGGATGAAAAGTATCTTGAGCTTGCTGTGCGCGTGCTGCATAAAGCGTTTGGTCTGGATACAATTGAGTAA
- the lplT gene encoding lysophospholipid transporter LplT, with translation MDRGFFIILGAQFLSALADNALFFAALALLKEQHSPEWHLSMLLWCFTVSYVVLAPFAGSFADSMHKGKAMMICNGIKLAGCLGMLVGIPPIMAYALVGFGAAAYSPAKYGIITEYLPHEKLVAANGWLEGATVSAIIFGTILGGLLAGSHVAPWLNSTVLGAFFTPATFAIAAIILLYLAASWLNCYIPKLNIELKPLQLQPVALIKEFWGCVAKLWKDPQGQLSLGVTTLFWGAGATMRLVVLNWAIIWLNFSMEQATQLVAVVAFGIAAGAILAGHYVPLKKAFCVLPAGIAMGILVIGMLFVHNTWLAAFLMFIVGCLSGFFVVPLNAMLQHRGHTLMGAGHSIAVQNFNENIGILVMVGIHAMMVKYFSHPITDNVSKAVAHQFQASGIPPMYAIITGFGLMVALTMIAITVRFRRGVRAGIMND, from the coding sequence ATGGATCGTGGATTTTTCATTATTCTTGGCGCGCAATTTTTATCTGCGCTTGCTGACAACGCCCTCTTCTTTGCGGCCCTTGCGCTACTAAAAGAGCAACACTCCCCCGAATGGCATTTATCCATGCTACTTTGGTGTTTTACAGTGTCCTATGTAGTGCTTGCCCCCTTTGCCGGCTCTTTTGCCGATTCCATGCACAAGGGCAAGGCCATGATGATTTGTAATGGCATCAAACTGGCCGGTTGCCTTGGCATGCTTGTGGGCATCCCGCCGATTATGGCCTACGCCCTTGTCGGCTTTGGCGCTGCAGCCTATTCCCCTGCCAAATACGGCATCATTACCGAATACTTACCTCACGAAAAACTGGTTGCCGCCAATGGCTGGCTGGAAGGCGCAACCGTCAGTGCCATTATCTTTGGCACGATATTAGGCGGCTTACTTGCTGGCTCTCACGTTGCTCCCTGGCTAAACAGCACCGTGCTGGGGGCTTTCTTTACCCCGGCAACCTTTGCGATTGCTGCAATTATTTTGCTCTATCTAGCCGCATCTTGGCTGAACTGCTACATCCCTAAATTAAATATAGAGCTCAAACCCTTGCAGCTGCAGCCTGTCGCGCTGATTAAAGAATTCTGGGGCTGCGTAGCCAAGCTTTGGAAAGACCCTCAGGGCCAGTTATCCCTTGGTGTTACCACGCTATTCTGGGGCGCGGGTGCCACCATGCGCTTGGTAGTATTGAACTGGGCCATTATTTGGTTGAACTTTTCCATGGAGCAAGCGACTCAACTAGTCGCAGTCGTTGCATTTGGCATTGCGGCAGGCGCCATTCTTGCTGGGCATTATGTTCCGCTCAAAAAAGCATTTTGTGTTTTACCTGCGGGTATCGCCATGGGCATTTTGGTGATCGGCATGCTGTTTGTTCACAATACCTGGCTGGCTGCGTTTCTGATGTTTATTGTTGGCTGCCTGTCCGGCTTCTTTGTGGTGCCATTGAACGCAATGTTGCAACACAGAGGGCATACACTGATGGGTGCGGGGCACTCTATTGCCGTGCAAAATTTTAATGAAAATATCGGTATTCTGGTCATGGTAGGTATACATGCCATGATGGTGAAATATTTCAGCCATCCCATTACCGACAATGTGAGTAAAGCGGTAGCCCACCAATTCCAGGCCAGTGGAATTCCTCCTATGTACGCCATTATTACCGGCTTTGGCCTGATGGTGGCCCTGACTATGATTGCGATCACCGTACGATTTCGGCGCGGTGTTCGTGCTGGAATTATGAATGACTAA